One genomic segment of Hordeum vulgare subsp. vulgare chromosome 2H, MorexV3_pseudomolecules_assembly, whole genome shotgun sequence includes these proteins:
- the LOC123426831 gene encoding uncharacterized protein LOC123426831, whose translation MVEEIEPEAHLQGTIQEQMLYNRRTLKEITEITYESEKQEKFYTTEAMIKSIDTSDEWYYIGCRKCNKKVQKQGNHFYCPKCEKEPEKTCPRYKLKLEICDLSATTTCTMFEAEAKKLIKQSASFLIDRDDFDIHEHTKQIQKICGQKLIFQFKLNDYNLKYGYQEYTVHRIFFIDSEKDSAPHDSNVEQMEDDKPILTCTKRTRRTRNTHHVVHSDDEETENQDSQEKDESISVGDKESKKKGIQKDIHGQADKLSVMKTIKQEPEDDEPNINRTKRGWRSNTGPKRKRVATPKCAGIDSKQVKNHHEEESEQEGTRQHNDSRPRTRRSCVDKELMNKYIQKCGVELERQIVD comes from the exons ATGGTAGAGGAAATAGAGCCGGAAGCCCACTTGCAAGGCACAATTCAAGAACAGATGCTCTATAACAGAAGAACCCTAAAAGAAATAACTGAAATTACATATGAATCCGAAAAACAG GAAAAGTTCTATACGACAGAAGCAATGATTAAGTCAATTGATACATCAGATGAGTGGTACTACATAGGATGCCGCAAATGCAACAAAAAAGTACAAAAACAGGGGAACCACTTCTACTGTCCAAAATGTGAGAAAGAACCTGAGAAGACATGTCCAAG GTACAAACTTAAGCTGGAGATATGTGATCTCAGTGCAACAACAACTTGCACCATGTTTGAAGCAGAAGCAAAAAAATTGATTAAGCAATCTGCAAGCTTTTTGATAGATAGGGATGATTTTGATATCCATGAGCACACAAAACAAATCCAGAAAATATGTGGGCAGAAATTGATTTTTCAATTCAAATTGAATGACTATAATTTGAAGTATGGTTATCAAGAATACACTGTTCATAGAatctttttcatagattctgaaAAAGATTCAGCACCACATGATTCAAATGttgagcag ATGGAGGATGATAAACCCATTCTAACATGCACTAAAAGAACTAGGAGGACTAGGAACACACATCATGTTGTACATTCCGATGATGAAGAAACAGAAAATCAGGATAGTCAAGAGAAAGATGAATCCATATCTGTTGGTGATAAGGAATCTAAGAAAAAGGGAATTCAAAAGGATATACAT GGGCAAGCAGACAAGTTATCAGTTATGAAAACGATAAAGCAAGAACCAGAGGATGATGAACCTAATATTAACCGGACTAAAAGGGGTTGGAGAAGCAACACAG GCCCCAAGAGAAAGCGTGTCGCAACTCCCAAATGTGCTGGTATTGATAGCAAGCAAGTAAAGAATCACCATGAAGAAGAATCGGAGCAGGAAGGTACTCGGCAGCATAATGATTCAAGGCCTAGGACAAGGCGTAGTTGTGTCGACAAAGAATTGATGAACAAATACATTCAAAAGTGTGGTGTTGAACTCGAAAGACAAATCGTTGATTAG